In Carassius auratus strain Wakin chromosome 48, ASM336829v1, whole genome shotgun sequence, the genomic window ActcaaaaaaatgtgtgtatctGATATCgtaaaccaaaaaaaaaggtGTATATCCAGCATTTCAGCATCATATATATGGCAACTGCGCATCTACTCTTGGACCTGCACCTCGTCTCACATAATTTCTGTAGAAAGACTGTTCATCTGGTCTGCCTCGGCCAGAATAATCTTTCCAGCCACGATGGCTCCTGCCTCGATATCCTCCTCTATCATCTTGGCCACGTCTTCCTCCACCCCTGTAGGACTGGCTGTAGAAGGACGGAGTGTTGTGGAGATCCACATTGTGAAACTCCATCTCTTCAACCAACCACTTATCTTCAGAAGAATAAGGGTTAATGGAGCGAGAAGGGTCTTCTGGGATTTGGCCAGCATGAAGGCTCTTTGGGAAGACTCCTCCTTGTTTTCCTAAGCTCCCATTGGTTAAAGGGTTAAATCCTGCCATGTCTCCTTGCAGTGGGCCAATCTGAAAAGGTTGCATGACAGGATAATGTCCACTGAAGGGTGGAGGTTCCCTCGTGGCTACTGAAACGGGGATGTCTAAAGGCTTGTAATCACCACCACTCAAATGAGGTTGGGCTCCTGGAAAGCCAGCGGTCTTCTGCAAGGTCCCAAACTGGGGGTTCACAGACTTCTGGCCATTCCCTTGACCTCTGTCCACTGATGGAGGAACGAATGGCAAGAAATCCATCCGACCATGAGGGCCATGGTTTAAGGCTTCAAGATGCATTGGAAATGGCATATGGTGGTACCCAACAGATGATGGCGGATACATCGGATTCCCAGGGGGTGGATAGGATGATGCTGAAAACTGCACTGGAGGGTACGACCCCACATAGGAACTTGGACCAGAGGAAGCTGGCCAGGACATTGTTGGCCTTGGTGGCAGCGGCATTGGAATAGATACAGGATGATCACTGTATGCTCCCAAATCTATGGGTCCAACATGGCCGCTGCTACCAGGTGCAACGGGAGCATGGCTGTCCAATGAGGTGTCAGGGATGGAGCTTAAATTCTGAGGAGAAGAAGGGTTTTCGTGTTGCCATGAATTCATGGTGGTGTTAGCAGGAGAGTCCGAGGAAGGAGGAGGCCCTCTAAGTTGCATCTTATAGGCTTGGTTTAGTGCACCAAGATAAACGATGGGAGGAAACATTGGCTGAGAGTATGCCTGAGGAAATTGGGAGTACATTACACCTACGTAATTCCATAAACTGTAATATTCTTTAATAAAGcaacaaatgcaaaataatataccTTGACACCGAGGTTGAAGAAGAACCGGAGGATATTTATATCTGAAATAATACAGAAACCATTTCAAAGATTAAAATCATTATGTGGAAGACAGACTGAATAGACTTGAATAATGGGTTATGTTTGAGAGGGTATCTTAAATGTCAACTCGTGCTGAAACTGACAGACTAGAAAGGGTggcattagggctgcacgataaattgaaaataaaacacaatttggcGGTTAGCTATGATTTGTTATGCACCACTTTTCAGTGAAGTATGGTTGAATGCTGAAGTGCAGAAACTCCAAATATTCCCAGCAGAGGAATACCACTAGACAGGATAATTTACACAAGATTTAGGATTAATCGCGATTTTCCCAAAATTACAACCCTTGGGGTTACGAGTCCAACTCTAAAACCATTAGGCCATGATTTCCCCCATTTGCCTGATTATCTTACATTTGGCTTCAAGAATCAATTGGTTGTACACAATTTATCACTAGGGTCTTTATTACCTTTAGGCAAGTCTTCTCCTTTTTGGGAGAAGGAATAGGGGGGCAGCGGTTCCACCTCTCCCTTCTCGTTTTTGGGGAATCCTGGATAAACTGGGTCCTGAAGGAGCTGAGACCATTGGACATGAGGATTGGGGAGTTGTTGGGGTTGAGATGGGAGCTCAGGAGCAGGTGCTACACCTGAAGGAAAAGAAATGTTCTGTGAGAACTCTACTAGAAAGTCAACATTTACAATGATTTGACTTCTGAAATAAGATGCATTTCAAACAAGGCCACGTCCAATATGTAACAAAACTTACCAGAAGCTGGCATGGCTGTATCACAGGGCGGTGGATCTGAGGAGTTGAATGAGGACTGAGGCAGGTCTGGAGGTGGAGCAAGGGCAGGACCAGAAGAGGTAGAGATGGAGGTGGGAGGATCATGGGAAAGAGGGATTTGTGGCACAGTAGTATGAGGGTCTACAGTTTTTTCATCAATTGGTGGACCACTGCTTCCATTAATGGGAAGGTTGGTAGAAGATAGATCTGGGGGATCCAACATAGGGGCAGGAACCCGAGCTGGGGCAGAAACGGGTATAGCAGAGGCTGGGACACATGGTGGAATGGACGGGGTTGGTTCAACAGAGGCACGTGGGATTAAGCCAGAAGGCGCCAGAGTAGTTTGAGTTGGGATTGCAGCAGGTACTTGGACAGGGGTGATTTGAGATGGTGTTTGAGTGGTCTGGGAATTAAGATCAGGAATGGGCAGCACTACGGTATGCACTGGGACATTTTGTGATGAGGGTTTCAGTGCAGGCACAGATTGAATAGTTGCAGGAGTGGCCACAGAGATGGACTGTGATGGGTCCGAGGTGGACACCGGAGCAAACCGACTGCTATCTGGGCTTCGAGCAGAGCCAGTCTTCGGTGGGATAGGGGTCTTTTTAATTGCCTCAGGAGCAGACTGATTAGAACAAACTTTAGCAGATTCAGACGGAGATGAAGATGGAGCTTTTTTGGGGTCAGACGAGACAATAACAACAGGAGGTGGAGAAGGAAAAGCAGGGATGGGTTTCTCTTGTACTTTCTCTTTAATTGTTGACGAAGCTTTCTGTTCTGGTTCCTCAGAAACCTTTATCTAGAATAGAGTATAAACCAGTGCCTGGTTAGTACAAAACAATTTCGATTAACATAGAAGGGTGCAAGACACATTGCAGTGGTTCTCGACTTCCTCaaactttcctgcagagtttagttccaaccttAATCAAACTCATcttcctgtattttttttcttgtaatccTGAAGAACTTGATtaagctggttcaggtgtgtttgattaggattagagctaaactctgcagggaagtGGTTttcgtgggccagatttgaggatccctggtttAAATAAAGTCAAGTCTGAATCGGTTTGGTCAGCTGTTCTCCGTGTAAATGACGCCATGTAACTCACCCCTTGTTTTTCTTCAGTGGTGCTCTTCTGTCGCTGTACAAGCCTCTGGGGTGCTTCTGAAAGCCAAAAAAACCAAAACCTCAGGATAATGTTTAAATATCATTAGCTAAATTATCAATGTAAAGGCAGTGGATTACATTTTACTGAGATTTTTTCCTTTTAATCTTGGTTGAAAATGTCAATGCTACTGTAGATTTAAGTACACATTATAAAAACGCAAACAGATGTCAAGGTAGTTGACGTCAGTCAGTTTTACTTGAAAGCCGAAAGCACGGTTAAGCTATACCCTGAATTTCAGGCGATTAACCCCAAAACATGTTTTctcgaggtatgtggttccaaaaatCTGTCCTAAAGTAAGTTAATTTAACTCCGTGTATGTCTGGTTAAGACTCGAGACATTCTCAATGAACACAGACGCAATAAAATAACGCCACCTAATTGATTGTTGTGaagtcatttaatttttttcttccatttaatCTTTGGTCCTTGAGAATTTGAATAATATTGTTAGTTTAATGCCAATTATATATTAAGATTTAGAATTGGGGTTAACTAGCTAACTAACCCTGGAACATAACCAGTCACTATAATTGCTTACACACCCTGAAAGTAACCAAAAAGCTGAGGTTATCCGCTCGTGTATCCTCaaacatacccgggtatgtcacATATCCTGCTTTTTGGAATACCTCCCAGAGCTTTGGTCTTTCGTGTTGGTGCATCTGGAAATTAAAGGGGCAGAACTTCACAACTCACCCGTCTCTGAGATATGCTCTTTTTGGTCCTTCTTCCGGGAGCCTCTCTTGTCCCCTCCTTTCTTTATGACTTCACTAGCAGTGGCCTGAATTCAAAAGTGAAAATGCGTTTGTAGGTTTGTAACCAAAAGTGAAGTACTTGTGCACTTCCAAATATAAACGCGTTTTGCATTGGCTTCACCGTTTGAGGACTTGTTCCCAGTGAGGGGAAGTTGTGCTCGTCTTTATGCAGAAGCTCCAAAATGGCGCTATCCTCTTCTGGAAGCGCACACACAGGACTGCTGCGCTGATCGGACCGTCTGAATTTGGTTTTTGCGTCATCTGAGGTGGCCTGCGGAGGCCAGGAGTGTTGCTTATGCACACGACCGCTGGGAGCCGACTGAGATTGCATTTTGTTTGATCTCCGACTTCCTCTGCTCTCCCAATCTGCATAAAGAGCCCGATGCGAACACTGATGGCGTGCGATTTGATGTTATTCAAGAGCGTATTTAATTTGGCAAGAACGTACCGGACGATGCCTGTGTGCTGTTGTTTGGTGCACCGTGTCTTTTGCCCTTTTCTGCCGTCTCCCATAACTGAGTCTCTTCAGATGGAAGACGCAAACTCAACAATGGCACAGTTTCTCTAAACACACAAGCAAGAGAGAATGAATTAAGTCATACTGTCATTCTTTGCATACAGAAAATAAACATACTATGCTTAGTATACATactattttttcagaaaaaatagtTGGAGTCTATGAAAACACATACACGTatgtacaaacataaaaacacatactGTTTGTTGAGTTCCCCAATAAACACAGTGACTGGGCCATTGTCAGGACTGACTTCCTGTACGTAAGCATTATAGAAGCGATTATTCAGCTGCacctgagaaagaaagagaagaaaacaaaatcaagacaGTTCCTTTTtagataataatacatttaatttggaTAGCACTTTTCAGTAGCTCAAAGTGAacaaaaaaagtggaaaattAATGACAAGATTAAATGGAAAGTGGGAATACATAATGAATAATATACAACATACACTACAATTTAAAAGTTTGTGGTTGAAAAAGATAAAGTTTTTGAATGTAGTGTACCTGTATTAAAcaaatgcaacttaaaaaaaataaaaattatttgaatgcttattaaaaatatctaacCTTGCACTTATCTCCGACAGAGTACTGCATTCCTGCGGCCATGCAGAAATCCCGCTGCTGCTGAACTAAATACACacagttatatttatttcaaagaaaatacGAACTAGATTTCAAAACAGTTGCAAGAAAGTAGATGAAGTACTTCGTTTAGAACGGAGCCACACGTCATACTCCACGTTCCTGTAGAGGGCGGGGTTTAGGGACTTTTGAGCCTTAGTGGAGAGAAGGTCACGCCCCCTTCCTCGAGTGTGGCCCCTCCCACGACCCTAAAGCGCAGATATAGAGGACCatcaaaaatattgaaatataggGATTTCAGTCTTTAGGAGAAATGTAAAGATGGAAAAAGAGATGGAAAACCACCCTCTGCGGCGGTCTGGGGTTCATCCCATTGGTTGGCCTTTCTCTGGGTTCACTGGACCTAGTAAGACCAAATACACCAACATATTACATTGTGGTGCACATTTCTGATTGAACGAAAAAtttaacatttgctgaaaatgtactgccCCGAGGTGTAGATGAGCTTGTTTGttcaacagatttggaaaaatgtagcattgcatcagtgtctcataaacggatgctctgcagtgaatgggtgccgtcagaataatccacagcactccagtccatcagttaacatctttgtatcttgtgaagccaaaagctgcatgtttgttagaaacaaatccatcaagatatttttaaatgttggttTTTGCGAAAATATCCATTATATTACAATTTCCAGTGAAATCGTCCGAATCAGGAGAGAATTCAAAACGGTCCAAAACAGCACTagacaaatatgtgggtggattttgatgtgagaggacaaaaataaatggactttttcactggaggaaacattattatggatagaggactcgtattttGGCCAAAAAGTaacagttttatgtttaaaaagtcttaattatggatttttttcttacaaacatgcagctttcgcttcacaagatgttaactggtggactggagaggtgtggattattctgatgcttttaatcagctctcattctgacggcacccattcacatccattgatgagcaagtgatgcaatgctacatttctccaaatctgacgaagaaacaaactcctctacatctggggtgacctgagggtgaggacattttcaccaaattctttatacttgggtaaactattcctttttttccctatttttatCCATTGGTTTGACTGGATCATAAAACATGATATAACATTGCAAGAATTAATAAGCAAGCATGCAAACCCGTACCAGAATTCATCTTCCTCCAGGTCAGACTCCTCACTGCTCTTGCATTCCTCTGAATCCTTCTCTCGTCCTTTCCCTCCTCTCATACACGGACCTAAAGCACTGCGTTCGACGCCACACACTCGATCATACAGCAGCTCATACAGGATCGCTAGAGATGGAGACACAGTTTAATGTAATGCTGAAATCATAAAGCAGCTTTATATGGTTAAATAATGATTCAGCACTCACATTGACACACAGCAGCACTTTTCTCAAAAGATTGTGGGTAAACGCTGTCATAATGGTTTCCGTTGAGGAAGCACAATCGCACCTGACAGAGAAACAGTGTTACGGAAATTAACCGATCTGCATTTTCTTAAACATAAAGACTAATAATCTTGCATGAAAGCATGTCTGCACCTTTTTAGTGAAGCCATTCTCGGTGATGTTAACTGGGGGTTGACCAGGCTCCTGGAAAATAACAAAATCATGCCTggggaaaataataaaacattattattataccaTCAGACATAAACATCAGATCtgtcaataataaaacaatacactcTAACAATGTGAAGCAAAAAGgatattttaatgaaacttgtagacaaaacattttttgttgagTGTCATATTTGATCCATCAGGCGTTTATGGCTCATATATTCTGATATGATGAGAACATGGAggaaaaactttaataaaatgacattaaaatgatccaaacatataatgcaatgcaatccaGAATCAGAAGACAGAACGCATGTAGTAGACTGTGTGCAATGTGTTTTTCACCAAAGTTTTGATGGCTTTATaggattattgtttttttattattattaaaactaatgcATGTCATGCTATTATCATGACACTTTGCAGAAAACACTTGCATTCTAAATAACTCATGATTTGATAATCTTGTTGATGATATGATGTATTTTGCAATTTGCACTGTCATCTCTTTCCCCTCAAGATACTCATTTATAGGAGCAAGAAAAAACTAACTAACATCCCATTTGTGATCTAATTAACTCAAGTGAGAATAATGCACAACTGGTCACagcttttcaaatataaataacatttagcaGAGGTCCGACAATAAAGCTACTTCATGAATGCCAGCCATAAAAATCCCTGTCCGGGAGATTGAAGTATAATGGTAGACAAGACAGCAAACGTCATCACAGTTCATGCCTCAAAATACGCAGTTAAAATacgtaaataaatgtaatattcttACTTGTAGAGCTCAGCCAAAGCTGTGATCTCCACCTGTCCAACCCAGCTCTAAACGGACAGAGGACAGTGTTAAGAAAATGTTCACATCTTAATACTAATAGTCCGTGCAATCAGCAAAGTCAAAACTGAAAATGCCGTTTTTATGAAAAACTGAAGTTCATCCGTGGATGACCGCGTCTCTATGAATGtacaatgttttgtttatttcatttgttacCTGAGGGTCCTGTAAGTTCTCCAGGTATTTCTCAAAATTGCCTTCAATGAACTACCAGAAACAGAGAAACCGTCTTTAATACACTTATGATATGCAAACAACATAACtgtataaatatgaaaacatgaatGCAAAATGCATTTCTATGATGTCTCACCAGCTCGTAGGTCGATCGGTTCTGTCTGAGATAATTCACACAGGCCGCTCGCACTCGTGTGTGTGAACCCTGACAGTGCAACACCTGTCAATCAATCACACACCTGTCAATCAGTGCACTTGATATGTTATGAAACgatttataaacataaaacatgagaCCTCGGCCTGAGTCTGGGAAAACAGGTTTATCAAAACATAAACAACTCAACTCATTTACGGTTTAAATGCAGACTTTTGCAGACGTTTTAAATGCAGACGTAACTcaatatattaatgaatatatGATGAATGTTTATTACATTCATCTCACATATTATATGAACgacaaaaaaagattaaaaataaataaataataattattgttgaaaataataataataataataattattgggaGGCATCATATTAACGATCATTAAATAATTTACGAACCTGCATAATAACttcataaaaattaaaactttaataataaggCGTTATATGAAATAAGTAAAATCCAAGAGGACAACAGATCAGGAAACTTAATTATAATggttagattaattaattaatagagaTAAATACAGATTAAATAGTGTTTTCTATCTAGAGAAATAAAGCGAGAACTGTTGATTAGTGCATGTTAGCATTAGCTGCTAATTTGCTAAAGCTAACGTAATCAGCCTCAGAGAaactaaaatgtgattttaaccaacgtataatgttacaaacgttAACATTTAGATCACAAGGGGTAAAAAAAAGGGTAATTTTAGTGCGGTGATTTTGTGTGAAATTTTAGATAATTGAGTTAATCTCACGATGTGACGCGGAAAGCGGTTAAGGAAGttttagattaattaaaatattcatggTTTGTCGCcggtgtttgtgtttttaaaaacattacaatcatGACATTTGTTTGTGATTATGAAGACCAGGATCAGTCTGACCTGTTCTGCCACGGCCCTGAACAGACATGACCCATCCTTGGCGATCTTTTTGCGGTAGAAGCCCTGCGAGCGCAGGTACTCGTCCATGCGGCTCTCATGCGTCCCGTCAGCGGTCAGCTGCTGCTGCGCGTCCGCCGGTGACTCCCGGAGCTCCATGATCCGCTCCCAACGACACAAGCCCCACACAAATCACACTATATCTGAAGACAGGGTTTGCTTACCATCCCTGCAATCCGGTCTCTCATAAAGGAAAAGGATCCTGGGGGACCGGATTTACTCGCTTTTTATTTAGTACAAAGGAAAGTTGCACAGTCAGGCGCTTCACATGCGCATCCAATACTGCAATACTTTCTTCCAAGAGATCACCGGAGAGCGAAGCAGGTAAATGTGTAGATTTAGGAAGGCATTAGgatgcaatttataaaataaaggagCTGGGTGAAAGCTGGAAGTCGCTGGGAGATGTAGGCGAGAAGGAAAGTGAAACTACACACCCCATGCTGCATCTATAAGTACTGGAGCAGAACCGAAAGAGAAAGTGGTATGTATGCAaggaaacaaatcaataaatacttgcatttatttaattatttatgtatgtatttgtgtatacGTACAGAAGTAGAACTTAAAGAGAAAGTGATATACAAGCAAGGAAACGAGTCAATAAATACTtgcatttatttatcttgacactgtaatgctgctttgactgtatcaaggtgacttgacttgattaacACACAATAACATAAAAGATGAGGAACAATAAAGAAGGTCCTTTTGAGAATATATCTTGCCTTCCATTTTATAGTTTATTATCTTCATTATCACACTGACAAAAATAGATAATCTTAACCTACATCATATATTTCAttgtatatatatcataaaatgtattttatagagataaatagat contains:
- the LOC113065874 gene encoding OTU domain-containing protein 4-like, with the translated sequence MELRESPADAQQQLTADGTHESRMDEYLRSQGFYRKKIAKDGSCLFRAVAEQVLHCQGSHTRVRAACVNYLRQNRSTYELFIEGNFEKYLENLQDPQSWVGQVEITALAELYKHDFVIFQEPGQPPVNITENGFTKKVRLCFLNGNHYDSVYPQSFEKSAAVCQSILYELLYDRVCGVERSALGPCMRGGKGREKDSEECKSSEESDLEEDEFWSSEPRERPTNGMNPRPPQRGRGRGHTRGRGRDLLSTKAQKSLNPALYRNVEYDVWLRSKRIQQQRDFCMAAGMQYSVGDKCKVQLNNRFYNAYVQEVSPDNGPVTVFIGELNKQETVPLLSLRLPSEETQLWETAEKGKRHGAPNNSTQASSDWESRGSRRSNKMQSQSAPSGRVHKQHSWPPQATSDDAKTKFRRSDQRSSPVCALPEEDSAILELLHKDEHNFPSLGTSPQTATASEVIKKGGDKRGSRKKDQKEHISETEAPQRLVQRQKSTTEEKQGIKVSEEPEQKASSTIKEKVQEKPIPAFPSPPPVVIVSSDPKKAPSSSPSESAKVCSNQSAPEAIKKTPIPPKTGSARSPDSSRFAPVSTSDPSQSISVATPATIQSVPALKPSSQNVPVHTVVLPIPDLNSQTTQTPSQITPVQVPAAIPTQTTLAPSGLIPRASVEPTPSIPPCVPASAIPVSAPARVPAPMLDPPDLSSTNLPINGSSGPPIDEKTVDPHTTVPQIPLSHDPPTSISTSSGPALAPPPDLPQSSFNSSDPPPCDTAMPASGVAPAPELPSQPQQLPNPHVQWSQLLQDPVYPGFPKNEKGEVEPLPPYSFSQKGEDLPKDINILRFFFNLGVKAYSQPMFPPIVYLGALNQAYKMQLRGPPPSSDSPANTTMNSWQHENPSSPQNLSSIPDTSLDSHAPVAPGSSGHVGPIDLGAYSDHPVSIPMPLPPRPTMSWPASSGPSSYVGSYPPVQFSASSYPPPGNPMYPPSSVGYHHMPFPMHLEALNHGPHGRMDFLPFVPPSVDRGQGNGQKSVNPQFGTLQKTAGFPGAQPHLSGGDYKPLDIPVSVATREPPPFSGHYPVMQPFQIGPLQGDMAGFNPLTNGSLGKQGGVFPKSLHAGQIPEDPSRSINPYSSEDKWLVEEMEFHNVDLHNTPSFYSQSYRGGGRRGQDDRGGYRGRSHRGWKDYSGRGRPDEQSFYRNYVRRGAGPRVDAQLPYI